GCGACGGACGAGACACACGAGGCACACCGAGCACAAGCGGAACGGCACCCCCACACGTTGAGAGCCTTTCCTGACGCAAGCACGATCAGCAATGAACGACCGTCCAGCGGTCCTTAATAACCGGCCAGACCGCGACCTCGGCGCGCCCTACGCGGCGGGCACCGCACCGCTCCGGTACTCGCCCGGCGTCCTGTCGAACCACTTGCGAAACGCAAGATGAAAACCGACCGCGCTCCGGTAGCCCACCCGTTGCGGCACCGCCGACTGCGGCAGCGACGTCTCCCCCAGCAGCCGTGCCGCCTCCTGCATCCGACGGCCCGTCAGATGCCGGGCCGGGGCCTCTCCGACCAGCTCGCGGAAGGCCGCGGTGAAGGCCGACCTGGACATGCCCACCTCGCGCGCCAGCGACTCGATCGTCCACGGCTCGGCGAACCGCGTCGCGATGATCACCATCGCCCTGCTGATCCCCGGATGGCTCAGGACGGGCAGCGACGCCGGGTTGTCCGCGATCTCGCGCAGCAGTGGCCGCAGCGCCAGGACCAGCGCCATCTCGAAGGCGCGCAGCGTGATGAGGCGGTCGCCGGGGCCGACGGGGCGCTGCGTCGAGGCGAGCAGCCGCAGCGTGTCGCGGAGCAGCGGCTCGTTGTCCACCTGGGTGC
This window of the Streptomyces niveus genome carries:
- a CDS encoding AraC family transcriptional regulator yields the protein MEPMEPIQTESDDLLSELLKPLRLTGVFDSRWHVSAPWAIEGDAEQSCAILHYIVQGGCWVSGEGQTPVELREGDLAVFPTGTAHRIADRADRGGGLRLGAVLPERLPGTSGELKIEGGGPESRLLCAGLHYDASAATGLYSALPWALVLDRTQVDNEPLLRDTLRLLASTQRPVGPGDRLITLRAFEMALVLALRPLLREIADNPASLPVLSHPGISRAMVIIATRFAEPWTIESLAREVGMSRSAFTAAFRELVGEAPARHLTGRRMQEAARLLGETSLPQSAVPQRVGYRSAVGFHLAFRKWFDRTPGEYRSGAVPAA